A genomic region of Capra hircus breed San Clemente chromosome 19, ASM170441v1, whole genome shotgun sequence contains the following coding sequences:
- the ZPBP2 gene encoding zona pellucida-binding protein 2 isoform X1 gives MRAWVLLSAVLWYLTGVGWQRNSERTEKGFIYGKPGHPVKVYVKLHHNSPVLVCMDFKRAEKETVDPTYLWVGPNEKPLSGSNRINITNTGKLTVKDFLEPLSGLYTCSFSYKTIKAETQEEKVVKQRYDFMIFAYREPDYSYQMAVRFTTKSCEGKYNDLLFRVLKKILDNLIFDLSCHIIEPSYKCHFVKVPKHGLIHELFIAFQVNPFAPGWKGTCNESIDCEDTTNHNILQARNRIEEFFRSQAYIFNHDLNKTLPAMHFVDHSFQIVRMDSCRPGFGKNEGLHSNCATCCVVCSPGTFSPDVDVTCQTCISVQIYGAKSCQ, from the exons ATGCGAGCGTGGGTCCTACTCTCCGCGGTGCTCTGGTACCTCACAGGAG TTGGATGGCAGCGTAATTCCGAACGCACTGAGAAAGGTTTCATTTATGGCAAGCCGGGACACCCAG TGAAAGTATATGTAAAATTACATCACAACAGCCCAGTCCTTGTCTGTATGGACTTTAAACGTGCGGAAAAAGAAACAGTGGACCCCACCTATTTATGGGTTGGGCCTAATGAAAAGCCATTATCAG GAAGTAATAGAATAAATATAACTAATACAGGAAAGCTGACGGTGAAAGACTTTCTGGAGCCTTTGTCTGGACTTTATACTTGCAGTTTTTCATATAAGACTATCAAAGCAGAAACCCAAGAAGAAAAGGTAGTAAAGCAGAGATATGACTTTATGATCTTTG cctatcGGGAACCTGACTATTCATATCAGATGGCTGTACGTTTTACCACAAAATCTTGTGAAGGAAAATATAATGATCTGCTTTTTCGAGTCCTGAAGAAAATCTTGGATAATTTAATCTTTGATTTGTCATGCCATATCATAGAACCATCATATAAATGCCATTTTGTTAAAGTTCCAAAACATGGCCTCATTCATGAGCTATTTATAGCCTTTCAag TTAATCCTTTTGCACCAGGGTGGAAAGGTACATGCAATGAGTCTATTGACTGTGAAGATACCACAAATCATAAtatcctccag GCAAGAAATCGAATAGAAGAATTTTTCCGGAGCCAAGCATATATTTTCAACCATGATCTAAATAAAACTCTACCAGCCATGCATTTTGTGGATCACAGTTTTCAAATAGTACGTATGGATAGCTGTCGTCCAGGCTTTGGAAAAAATGAAGGTCTACACAGCAATTGCGCTACCTGTTGTG TGGTTTGTAGTCCTGGGACTTTTAGTCCTGATGTTGATGTTACATGTCAGACCTGCATTTCCGTCCAAATCTATGGAGCTAAATCATGCCAGTGA
- the ZPBP2 gene encoding zona pellucida-binding protein 2 isoform X2, which yields MRAWVLLSAVLWYLTGVGWQRNSERTEKGFIYGKPGHPVKVYVKLHHNSPVLVCMDFKRAEKETVDPTYLWVGPNEKPLSGSNRINITNTGKLTVKDFLEPLSGLYTCSFSYKTIKAETQEEKVVKQRYDFMIFAYREPDYSYQMAVRFTTKSCEGKYNDLLFRVLKKILDNLIFDLSCHIIEPSYKCHFVKVPKHGLIHELFIAFQVNPFAPGWKGTCNESIDCEDTTNHNILQARNRIEEFFRSQAYIFNHDLNKTLPAMHFVDHSFQIWFVVLGLLVLMLMLHVRPAFPSKSMELNHASEFQHED from the exons ATGCGAGCGTGGGTCCTACTCTCCGCGGTGCTCTGGTACCTCACAGGAG TTGGATGGCAGCGTAATTCCGAACGCACTGAGAAAGGTTTCATTTATGGCAAGCCGGGACACCCAG TGAAAGTATATGTAAAATTACATCACAACAGCCCAGTCCTTGTCTGTATGGACTTTAAACGTGCGGAAAAAGAAACAGTGGACCCCACCTATTTATGGGTTGGGCCTAATGAAAAGCCATTATCAG GAAGTAATAGAATAAATATAACTAATACAGGAAAGCTGACGGTGAAAGACTTTCTGGAGCCTTTGTCTGGACTTTATACTTGCAGTTTTTCATATAAGACTATCAAAGCAGAAACCCAAGAAGAAAAGGTAGTAAAGCAGAGATATGACTTTATGATCTTTG cctatcGGGAACCTGACTATTCATATCAGATGGCTGTACGTTTTACCACAAAATCTTGTGAAGGAAAATATAATGATCTGCTTTTTCGAGTCCTGAAGAAAATCTTGGATAATTTAATCTTTGATTTGTCATGCCATATCATAGAACCATCATATAAATGCCATTTTGTTAAAGTTCCAAAACATGGCCTCATTCATGAGCTATTTATAGCCTTTCAag TTAATCCTTTTGCACCAGGGTGGAAAGGTACATGCAATGAGTCTATTGACTGTGAAGATACCACAAATCATAAtatcctccag GCAAGAAATCGAATAGAAGAATTTTTCCGGAGCCAAGCATATATTTTCAACCATGATCTAAATAAAACTCTACCAGCCATGCATTTTGTGGATCACAGTTTTCAAATA TGGTTTGTAGTCCTGGGACTTTTAGTCCTGATGTTGATGTTACATGTCAGACCTGCATTTCCGTCCAAATCTATGGAGCTAAATCATGCCAGTGAATTTCAACATGAAGACTAG